In a single window of the Phaeobacter sp. G2 genome:
- a CDS encoding ABC transporter permease has translation MSDTTQNGPVLAADGTPLKRSLAKALRLQKLRALMLIAPLLLFILVTFILPVGDMLYRSVDNRIVQEILPKTVTALESWDPASSELPDEAVFAALAVDLKAAAEIKVHTKVAKRLNYENPGLSSVFRKSGRKIRKWDVENEGPYKERLIELNDGWADIELWRTIKTYSGTHTVGYFLNAVDMKLGADGAEIRPETERIYNTMLIRTMRMSLIITFSCIMLGYPVAWLLANITTRNANMLLILVLLPFWTSLLVRTSSWKILLQQQGVINDVLVWIGLVGDDNRLVLINNELGTIIAMTHILLPFMILPMYSVMQTIQPTYLRAAKSLGATNWTAFWRVYFPQSIPGIGAGSILVFILAVGYYITPALVGGTKGTFISNLIAYHISTSGNWGLGAALGAILLAVVLLLYWVYDKIVGIDNVKLG, from the coding sequence ATGAGTGACACCACCCAAAATGGCCCTGTGCTGGCCGCTGATGGCACGCCGCTAAAGCGTAGCCTCGCGAAGGCACTGCGGCTGCAGAAGCTCAGGGCTTTGATGCTGATTGCACCGCTGCTCCTGTTTATCCTTGTGACCTTCATCCTGCCTGTTGGCGATATGCTGTACCGTTCGGTAGACAACCGAATCGTTCAGGAAATCCTACCCAAAACGGTGACAGCGCTCGAATCCTGGGATCCCGCCTCATCGGAATTGCCAGACGAGGCGGTTTTTGCCGCGCTGGCGGTGGATCTAAAGGCCGCGGCAGAGATCAAGGTGCACACAAAAGTGGCAAAGCGCCTGAACTACGAGAACCCAGGCCTGTCCTCGGTGTTTCGTAAATCCGGCCGCAAGATCAGAAAATGGGATGTTGAAAACGAAGGCCCCTACAAGGAACGCCTGATCGAACTCAACGATGGCTGGGCTGATATCGAGCTGTGGCGCACCATCAAGACATATTCCGGGACCCATACCGTGGGGTATTTCCTCAATGCGGTAGACATGAAACTGGGCGCTGATGGTGCCGAGATCCGTCCCGAGACAGAACGCATTTACAACACCATGTTGATCCGAACCATGCGGATGTCGCTGATCATCACCTTCAGCTGCATTATGCTGGGCTATCCGGTTGCTTGGCTGCTGGCCAATATCACCACCCGCAATGCCAACATGTTGCTGATCCTGGTGCTGCTGCCATTCTGGACCTCGCTGCTGGTACGGACATCATCCTGGAAAATCCTGTTGCAACAGCAAGGCGTCATCAATGACGTGCTGGTCTGGATAGGGCTGGTTGGTGATGACAATCGACTTGTGTTGATCAACAACGAGTTGGGTACCATCATTGCGATGACCCATATCCTACTGCCCTTTATGATCCTGCCGATGTATTCGGTGATGCAGACAATCCAGCCCACCTATCTGCGGGCGGCCAAATCGCTGGGCGCCACCAACTGGACAGCCTTCTGGCGGGTTTATTTCCCTCAGTCCATTCCGGGCATTGGCGCGGGATCGATCCTCGTCTTCATCCTGGCGGTTGGCTACTACATCACGCCTGCCCTGGTGGGTGGTACCAAAGGGACCTTCATCTCCAACCTGATTGCCTATCATATCTCGACATCGGGCAACTGGGGTCTGGGCGCGGCACTGGGCGCGATCCTTCTGGCGGTGGTGCTGCTGCTGTACTGGGTCTATGACAAGATTGTCGGCATCGACAACGTGAAGCTGGGGTAA
- a CDS encoding GntR family transcriptional regulator produces the protein MTKLASHADQAAPDDRPKLPAHETVYQKMRAQILFGELAPGQAVTIQGLTESLGAGMTPVREAIRRLISDGALMFQGNRRVSVPLLRSEDIDELIFVRKTIESELARRAALRISADQIARLEAIDTALDQAISAGDVTGYLVQNYSFHSELYACADAPIMSDLADRLWLRFGPSLRVVCGRFGTQSFPDRHKDIIEAMRRGEAEKVALAMEKDVEQGMEQVSQGLVSAN, from the coding sequence GTGACCAAATTAGCATCTCACGCAGACCAGGCCGCCCCGGATGATAGGCCAAAACTGCCCGCCCATGAGACCGTCTATCAAAAGATGCGCGCGCAAATTCTCTTTGGCGAGCTGGCCCCAGGGCAGGCGGTCACCATCCAGGGGCTGACCGAGTCATTGGGGGCGGGCATGACCCCGGTACGTGAGGCCATTCGGCGGTTGATTTCCGATGGGGCTTTGATGTTTCAGGGCAACCGCCGGGTCTCGGTGCCCTTGCTGCGGTCTGAGGATATAGATGAGCTGATTTTTGTAAGAAAAACAATAGAGTCAGAGCTTGCACGCCGGGCTGCTCTGCGCATATCTGCCGATCAGATCGCCCGTTTGGAAGCCATTGATACCGCCCTGGATCAGGCGATTTCTGCGGGGGATGTCACCGGCTATTTGGTGCAGAACTACAGCTTCCATTCCGAACTCTATGCCTGCGCCGACGCGCCGATCATGTCGGATTTGGCAGACCGGCTGTGGCTGCGCTTTGGTCCTTCGCTGCGGGTGGTCTGCGGTCGCTTTGGAACCCAGAGTTTCCCGGACCGCCATAAGGACATCATTGAGGCCATGCGTCGGGGGGAGGCAGAAAAAGTGGCGCTGGCGATGGAAAAAGACGTCGAACAGGGCATGGAACAAGTGAGTCAGGGGCTGGTCAGCGCCAACTGA
- a CDS encoding polyamine ABC transporter substrate-binding protein: MTLKMLTTTTAVALLGSVAMADEVRVYNWSDYIDEALLEKFETETGIELIYDVFDSNELLETKMLAGGSGYDVVVPSGTFLQRQIIAGSFQKLDMSKLPNHKNMWDVVETRTEQYDPDNAYSINYMWGTTGIGVNIGKVKELLGDDAPINSLELVFNPANMEKLSECGVHFLDAPAEMIPAALKYIGEDPNSHDPEVLAKAEAVFMGIRPYIQKFHSSEYINGLANGDICVAVGWSGDVLQARDRAAEADNGVEIAYHAAVEGAQMWFDQMAIPVDAPNPDAAHAFLNFIMDPQNMAAASNYVYYANGNMASQEFLAEDVVGDPAIYPDADTLANLFTTTPYAPKVQRVVTRMWTKIKSGT; encoded by the coding sequence ATGACACTCAAAATGCTCACAACCACCACCGCCGTCGCCTTGCTCGGCTCGGTCGCCATGGCAGACGAAGTACGCGTCTACAACTGGTCCGACTATATTGATGAAGCACTGCTGGAAAAGTTCGAGACTGAAACCGGTATCGAACTGATCTACGATGTCTTTGACAGCAATGAACTGCTGGAAACCAAAATGCTGGCCGGTGGATCTGGGTATGACGTTGTGGTGCCCAGTGGCACATTCCTGCAGCGTCAGATTATCGCCGGGTCTTTCCAAAAGCTGGACATGTCCAAGCTGCCTAACCACAAGAACATGTGGGATGTCGTGGAAACCCGCACCGAACAATATGACCCGGACAATGCCTATTCCATCAACTACATGTGGGGCACCACCGGCATCGGCGTAAACATCGGCAAAGTCAAAGAACTGCTGGGCGACGATGCGCCGATCAACTCGCTTGAGCTGGTCTTTAACCCCGCCAATATGGAAAAGCTGAGCGAATGCGGCGTGCACTTCCTGGATGCGCCTGCTGAAATGATCCCGGCCGCGCTGAAATACATCGGCGAAGACCCCAACAGCCATGACCCCGAGGTGCTGGCCAAGGCCGAAGCCGTCTTCATGGGCATTCGCCCCTATATCCAGAAATTCCACTCGTCCGAGTATATCAATGGTCTGGCGAACGGCGATATCTGCGTTGCTGTTGGCTGGTCCGGGGACGTGCTGCAGGCCCGCGATCGCGCTGCTGAGGCCGACAATGGCGTCGAAATCGCCTATCATGCAGCCGTCGAGGGCGCGCAGATGTGGTTTGACCAGATGGCCATCCCAGTTGATGCACCAAACCCGGATGCGGCGCATGCCTTCCTGAACTTCATCATGGATCCGCAGAATATGGCGGCCGCATCGAACTATGTGTATTACGCCAACGGCAACATGGCCTCGCAAGAGTTCCTGGCTGAAGACGTGGTCGGCGATCCGGCGATCTACCCCGATGCGGATACACTGGCCAACCTCTTCACCACCACCCCCTATGCCCCCAAGGTACAGCGTGTGGTGACCCGCATGTGGACCAAAATCAAATCAGGCACCTGA
- a CDS encoding ABC transporter permease has product MSALPPYATTGQRAWYYSFRVICGLIFFFLIAPIVVIIPLSFNAQDFFTFTPEMLRLDPEGFSLKHYRDFFGNDSWQSAMWNSLKIAPMATLVSVTFGTLAAIGLSQPHVPFRRAIMAILISPMIVPLIISAAGMYFFYSRIGLQGTYLGVVLAHAALGIPFVIITVTATLVGFDRSLTRAAANMGADPVTTFFRIQMPLILPGVISGGLFAFITSFDEVVVVLFVGSAGQKTLPWQMFIGLREQISPTILAVATILVAISIVLLATVEMLRRRSERLRGMSPS; this is encoded by the coding sequence ATGAGTGCACTTCCTCCATATGCGACCACTGGCCAACGGGCCTGGTACTATTCCTTCCGGGTAATCTGCGGGCTTATCTTCTTCTTTCTGATTGCTCCGATCGTGGTGATCATCCCGCTGAGCTTTAACGCGCAGGACTTCTTTACCTTCACGCCGGAAATGCTGCGGCTGGATCCTGAAGGGTTTTCGCTGAAACACTATCGCGATTTCTTTGGCAACGATTCTTGGCAAAGCGCGATGTGGAACTCGCTGAAGATTGCCCCCATGGCTACGCTTGTCTCTGTGACTTTCGGAACCTTGGCGGCGATCGGCCTCAGCCAACCCCATGTGCCGTTCCGTCGGGCCATCATGGCGATTCTGATTTCGCCAATGATCGTACCGCTGATCATTTCCGCTGCGGGCATGTATTTCTTCTACAGCCGTATTGGCCTGCAGGGGACATATCTCGGGGTGGTTTTGGCCCACGCGGCCTTGGGTATTCCCTTTGTGATCATCACCGTGACGGCAACGCTGGTGGGTTTTGACCGATCGCTGACCCGTGCGGCGGCAAATATGGGTGCGGATCCGGTGACTACTTTCTTCCGCATTCAGATGCCTTTGATCTTGCCTGGTGTGATCTCTGGCGGCCTGTTTGCCTTCATCACCTCATTTGACGAGGTCGTGGTGGTTCTCTTTGTCGGCTCGGCTGGTCAGAAAACCCTGCCCTGGCAGATGTTCATCGGCCTGCGTGAGCAGATCTCCCCCACCATTTTGGCGGTGGCGACGATCCTGGTCGCGATCTCTATCGTGTTGCTTGCAACCGTGGAAATGCTGCGGCGACGTTCGGAACGTCTGCGGGGCATGAGCCCAAGCTAA
- the rnr gene encoding ribonuclease R yields MTRIPSKAEILDWISAHPTQTSKRDIAKAFGIKGADRIDLKRLLKELEAEGHLQKRNKTYRDPEQLPPVTVLLVKAPDENGDLYAQPLEWHGEGVEPIVLVVTTPAGPALGQGDRILARLSKVDGSDHHYEARIIRRIGVNPKRVIGIFRKGAEGGRIVPIEKSSSNEWIVLEDAMQGARDGELVEAEQAGPKGRMGLPRARVINRLGDPSAPKAVSLIAIHQHGIPDDFPNAVVAEADAAKPMGLSGREDLRDMPLITIDPADARDHDDACYAEADTDPQNPGGHIIWVAIADVAAYVKTGGELDREARKRGNSSYFPDRVVPMLPDRLSGDLCSLHEGVPRPCLAVRMQIDAEGNKISHRFVRGLMRSAASLHYAEVQDAMDGQVTERTERFLEPVIKPLYAAYTALKKARARREPLDLDLPERKIVLNDNGQVTSVAFRDRLDAHKLIEEFMILANVAAAETLIKKRSPLLFRVHEEPAPEKLESLRETAMAAGFPLAKGQVLQTKHLNALLNGAAGTDDAELINISTLRSMQQAYYTPENFGHFGLALRNYAHFTSPIRRYADLIVHRSLISAHGWGDDGLQPAEIDRLEETATHISETERRSMIAERDTTDRYLAAYLSERVGSEFTGRISGIARFGAFVKMDETGADGLVPVRTIGREFFHFDAEAGTLMGADTGFTISIGQRVTVRLTQAAPVTGGLELELLSIEEEALPRGGYAGGGGKGGGRRRSPAGHTAKRKSSRSKHKAAKVKRKVDRKRR; encoded by the coding sequence ATGACCCGTATTCCCTCCAAGGCCGAGATCCTCGATTGGATCAGCGCCCACCCGACCCAGACATCGAAACGCGACATTGCCAAGGCTTTTGGCATCAAGGGCGCCGACCGGATTGATCTCAAGCGCCTGCTGAAGGAGCTGGAGGCCGAAGGGCATTTGCAAAAACGCAACAAAACCTATCGCGACCCCGAGCAATTGCCCCCGGTGACGGTGCTGCTGGTCAAGGCGCCGGACGAGAATGGCGATCTTTATGCCCAGCCGCTGGAGTGGCACGGCGAAGGGGTCGAACCGATCGTGCTGGTGGTAACCACCCCCGCAGGCCCTGCCCTGGGACAGGGTGACCGCATTCTGGCCCGGTTGAGCAAGGTAGATGGATCCGATCACCACTACGAGGCCCGCATCATCCGCCGCATTGGCGTGAACCCCAAACGGGTTATCGGCATCTTCCGCAAGGGCGCCGAGGGCGGCCGCATTGTACCGATTGAAAAGTCCTCTTCTAATGAATGGATCGTGCTTGAGGACGCCATGCAGGGCGCCCGTGATGGTGAGCTGGTCGAGGCCGAGCAGGCTGGCCCCAAGGGCCGCATGGGCCTGCCCCGCGCCCGCGTGATCAACCGGCTGGGCGATCCCTCTGCCCCCAAGGCGGTGTCGCTGATTGCCATTCATCAGCATGGTATTCCCGATGATTTTCCCAATGCGGTGGTGGCCGAAGCAGATGCCGCCAAACCCATGGGGCTATCGGGGCGCGAAGATCTGCGCGACATGCCGCTGATCACCATCGACCCGGCCGATGCCCGCGACCACGATGACGCCTGCTACGCCGAAGCGGATACCGATCCTCAGAACCCCGGTGGCCATATCATCTGGGTCGCCATCGCCGATGTTGCCGCCTATGTCAAAACCGGCGGCGAGCTGGATCGTGAGGCGCGCAAGCGCGGCAATTCCTCTTATTTCCCGGACCGCGTGGTGCCGATGCTGCCTGACCGTCTGTCGGGCGATCTGTGCTCGCTGCACGAGGGCGTACCGCGCCCCTGTCTGGCAGTGCGCATGCAAATCGACGCCGAGGGCAACAAGATTTCGCACCGCTTTGTGCGCGGGCTGATGCGGTCTGCTGCCTCGCTGCATTACGCCGAGGTCCAGGACGCCATGGATGGCCAGGTGACGGAGCGCACCGAGCGCTTTTTGGAGCCGGTGATCAAACCACTTTATGCCGCCTACACAGCGCTGAAAAAGGCCCGTGCCCGGCGCGAGCCGCTGGATCTGGACCTGCCTGAACGCAAAATTGTGCTGAACGACAATGGTCAGGTCACCTCGGTGGCCTTTCGTGACCGGTTGGACGCGCATAAGCTGATTGAGGAATTCATGATCCTCGCAAATGTGGCCGCCGCCGAGACCCTGATCAAAAAGCGTTCGCCACTGCTGTTCCGGGTGCACGAAGAACCGGCCCCGGAAAAGCTGGAGTCCCTGCGGGAAACGGCCATGGCTGCGGGCTTTCCGCTGGCCAAGGGCCAGGTCTTGCAGACCAAGCACCTGAATGCCTTGCTCAATGGCGCAGCGGGCACCGATGACGCCGAGCTGATCAATATCTCGACCCTGCGGTCGATGCAGCAAGCCTATTACACACCTGAAAACTTTGGCCATTTTGGCCTGGCCCTGCGCAACTACGCACATTTCACCTCGCCCATTCGGCGCTACGCTGACCTGATTGTGCATCGCTCGCTGATCTCCGCCCATGGCTGGGGAGACGATGGCCTGCAACCGGCAGAGATCGACCGCCTGGAAGAAACCGCCACTCATATTTCCGAAACCGAACGCCGCTCGATGATTGCCGAACGCGACACCACCGACCGCTATCTGGCAGCTTATCTGTCGGAACGGGTGGGCAGTGAGTTCACCGGCCGGATCAGCGGTATCGCCCGCTTTGGTGCCTTTGTGAAAATGGATGAGACCGGCGCCGATGGCCTGGTGCCGGTGCGCACCATTGGGCGGGAGTTTTTCCACTTTGACGCCGAGGCCGGCACCTTGATGGGGGCCGATACCGGGTTCACCATCTCGATTGGCCAGCGCGTCACCGTTCGCCTGACACAGGCGGCGCCAGTCACTGGCGGGCTGGAGCTGGAACTGTTGTCAATCGAGGAGGAAGCCCTGCCCAGAGGCGGCTATGCTGGCGGGGGCGGAAAGGGCGGCGGTCGTCGACGCAGCCCCGCAGGACATACCGCAAAACGCAAAAGCAGCAGGTCCAAACACAAGGCGGCAAAGGTCAAACGCAAGGTAGACCGCAAACGCCGCTGA
- a CDS encoding DUF1801 domain-containing protein: MKYPFSSPEVEAAYRLPDETAREGLLLLRDMIFDIARGRPEIGQIEETLRWGQPAYLTPQTKAGTTLRLGVPKSAGFALFVHCQSRLIPEYLTAYPMWDRVDGTRAVLFDQVTEIDPLRHGWLIEQALTYRLRKKTAAK; encoded by the coding sequence ATGAAATACCCCTTTTCAAGCCCAGAAGTCGAAGCGGCATATCGCCTGCCGGACGAGACCGCCCGTGAGGGGCTCTTGCTGTTGCGCGACATGATTTTTGACATCGCTCGGGGTCGGCCAGAGATTGGGCAGATCGAAGAAACGCTGCGCTGGGGCCAACCGGCCTATCTGACACCGCAGACCAAGGCCGGAACAACACTCCGCCTGGGCGTGCCAAAATCCGCAGGGTTTGCCCTGTTTGTGCATTGCCAAAGCCGCCTGATACCCGAGTATCTGACAGCCTATCCGATGTGGGATCGGGTGGATGGAACCCGCGCAGTTCTGTTTGATCAGGTCACAGAGATAGATCCGCTGCGCCATGGTTGGCTGATCGAACAGGCCCTGACCTATCGGCTGCGCAAAAAGACGGCAGCAAAATAG
- a CDS encoding extracellular solute-binding protein, which yields MKMTKLSALAMTTALIAPAAFAEDMANELTLVSWGGAYQDSQNKAYVEPYLAANDGVSAVWDESSAEAVAKLRAMNEAGNVTWDLVDVVASDAMRLCDEGLAAELDHDADLAAAPDGTPASEDFGDLLVSDCFVPQIVYSTTFGYRTDLVGAEAPTSVCDIFDLAKFPGKRSLQKRPIDNMEWALYCDGVAKDDIYDVLGTDEGVTQALAKLDTIKDSVVWWSAGAETPQLLADGEVIMGSTYNGRLFSAIAEQDQPIGMLWDMQSFDLDGWIVPAGLPADRKARAMDFLKFATDTQRLADQAAYISYGPARASSAPLVGKHAVLGIEMAPHMPTDPANSGNVHTYDYEWWADNRDDLDAKFQAWLLQ from the coding sequence ATGAAGATGACAAAACTGTCAGCATTGGCTATGACCACGGCGCTGATCGCGCCGGCGGCCTTTGCCGAAGACATGGCAAACGAACTGACCCTGGTATCCTGGGGCGGTGCCTATCAGGACAGCCAGAACAAAGCCTATGTTGAGCCCTACCTGGCGGCAAACGATGGCGTTAGCGCCGTCTGGGACGAAAGCTCGGCTGAAGCGGTTGCCAAGCTGCGCGCCATGAACGAAGCCGGCAATGTGACCTGGGATCTGGTCGACGTTGTTGCGTCTGACGCCATGCGCCTGTGTGACGAAGGTCTCGCTGCAGAGCTGGACCACGACGCAGACCTGGCCGCCGCTCCCGATGGCACACCTGCCTCGGAAGACTTTGGCGACCTGCTGGTTTCTGACTGCTTTGTGCCTCAGATCGTTTATTCGACCACCTTTGGCTACCGCACCGACCTGGTTGGCGCCGAGGCACCTACCTCTGTTTGCGACATCTTTGACCTGGCAAAATTCCCAGGCAAACGCTCGCTGCAGAAGCGCCCAATCGACAACATGGAATGGGCTCTGTACTGCGACGGCGTTGCCAAGGACGACATCTATGACGTTCTGGGCACCGACGAAGGTGTAACACAGGCCCTGGCCAAGCTCGACACCATCAAGGACAGCGTTGTCTGGTGGTCTGCTGGTGCGGAAACACCACAGCTGTTGGCCGATGGCGAAGTGATCATGGGCTCGACCTACAACGGTCGTCTGTTCTCGGCGATTGCCGAGCAGGATCAGCCAATTGGTATGCTCTGGGACATGCAGTCCTTTGACCTGGACGGCTGGATCGTTCCCGCCGGTCTGCCAGCGGACCGCAAAGCCCGCGCAATGGACTTCCTGAAGTTCGCCACCGACACTCAGCGTCTTGCTGATCAGGCGGCGTATATCTCTTACGGTCCTGCACGTGCCTCCTCGGCACCGCTGGTTGGTAAGCACGCAGTGCTGGGCATCGAAATGGCGCCTCACATGCCAACAGATCCTGCCAACTCTGGCAATGTGCACACCTATGACTATGAGTGGTGGGCAGACAACCGTGATGATCTGGACGCAAAATTCCAGGCCTGGTTGCTCCAATAA
- a CDS encoding ABC transporter ATP-binding protein: protein MADASNTDAFVEFERVQKSYDGENLVVKDLNLIMPRGEFLTMLGPSGSGKTTCLMMLAGFETATHGDIRLGGTSINNIPPHKRGIGMVFQNYALFPHMTIAENLSFPLEVRKMGKSEREEKVKRALDMVEMGSFGGRRPSQLSGGQQQRIALARALVFEPELVLMDEPLGALDKQLREKMQFEITHLAHRLGITVVYVTHDQTEALTMSDRVAVFEDGRIQQLAPPDKLYEEPQNSFVAQFIGENNTLEGTVKEINNGVALVQLDGGELIDCRPVNVSKPGERTRVSIRPERVEYNKDRLAEGVHTLKAEVLEFIYMGDIFRTRLRVAGNDEFVIKTRNAPDQVRLKPGQQIEIGWLPDDCHALDA, encoded by the coding sequence TTGGCTGATGCGTCTAATACTGACGCGTTCGTAGAATTCGAACGCGTGCAAAAGAGCTACGATGGTGAAAATCTTGTCGTAAAAGACCTGAACCTCATTATGCCCAGAGGTGAGTTCCTCACCATGTTGGGCCCCTCGGGTTCCGGTAAAACCACCTGCTTGATGATGTTGGCTGGATTTGAGACGGCAACCCATGGCGATATTCGCCTTGGTGGCACCTCGATCAACAACATCCCGCCGCATAAACGTGGCATCGGCATGGTGTTTCAGAATTATGCCCTGTTCCCGCACATGACCATTGCCGAAAACCTCTCCTTCCCGCTGGAAGTCCGCAAGATGGGCAAATCCGAGCGTGAGGAAAAGGTAAAGCGCGCGTTGGATATGGTGGAAATGGGCAGCTTTGGTGGCCGTCGTCCTTCGCAGCTTTCTGGTGGACAGCAGCAGCGTATCGCCCTGGCGCGGGCGCTGGTGTTTGAGCCCGAGCTGGTTTTGATGGATGAACCGCTTGGCGCGCTGGACAAACAGCTGCGGGAAAAGATGCAGTTTGAAATCACCCACCTGGCGCACCGCCTGGGCATTACTGTGGTCTATGTGACCCATGACCAGACCGAAGCCCTGACGATGTCGGACCGGGTTGCGGTGTTTGAAGATGGCCGCATTCAGCAGTTGGCGCCGCCAGACAAGCTGTATGAAGAACCGCAGAACAGCTTTGTTGCGCAGTTCATCGGTGAAAACAACACGCTCGAAGGCACCGTCAAAGAGATCAACAACGGTGTCGCGCTGGTGCAGCTGGACGGTGGTGAGCTGATCGACTGTCGGCCCGTCAACGTCAGCAAGCCGGGCGAGCGGACGCGTGTTTCGATTCGCCCAGAGCGCGTTGAATACAACAAGGATCGTCTTGCCGAAGGGGTTCATACCCTGAAGGCAGAAGTGCTTGAATTCATCTACATGGGTGACATCTTTCGCACCCGACTGCGCGTTGCAGGCAACGATGAATTTGTGATCAAGACACGGAATGCGCCTGATCAGGTCCGTCTTAAACCCGGTCAGCAGATCGAAATTGGCTGGTTGCCCGACGACTGCCACGCCTTGGACGCCTGA
- a CDS encoding aspartate aminotransferase family protein codes for MNAITNHMPTAELQALDAAHHMHPFTANGELAEKGSRIITRATGVTLTDSEGNEILDAMAGLWCVNIGYGRDELADVAARQMRELPYYNTFFQTTHVPVIALAAKIAELAPGDLNHVFFAGSGSEANDTNIRMVRHYWALKGKPTKSVIISRHNAYHGSSVGSGSLGGMSGMHAQGGLPIPDIHHINQPHWWAEGGDTSEDDFGLARAQELEAAILELGEDRVAAFIAEPVQGAGGVIVPPATYWPEIQRICDKYEILLIADEVICGFGRTGNWFGSQTMGIRPDIMTIAKGLSSGYAPIGGSIVSDEVAAVIGSDEFNHGYTYSGHPVASAVALENLRILEEENVVGHVQDVAAPYLKEKWEALADHPLVGEAKIVGMMGSIALVPNKDSRAGFATEAGTVGFICRERCFANNLVMRHVGDRMIISPPLVITPEEIDVLIARARSSLDECYAILQEKDLLHSA; via the coding sequence ATGAACGCGATCACCAATCACATGCCCACGGCCGAATTGCAGGCTTTGGATGCTGCCCACCATATGCACCCCTTTACCGCCAACGGCGAATTGGCCGAAAAGGGCAGCCGCATCATTACCCGTGCGACGGGTGTTACCCTGACCGATAGTGAGGGAAATGAGATCCTAGACGCCATGGCGGGCCTGTGGTGTGTCAACATTGGCTATGGCCGCGATGAGCTGGCCGATGTGGCTGCGCGCCAGATGCGGGAACTGCCCTATTACAACACCTTTTTCCAAACCACCCATGTGCCGGTGATTGCATTGGCCGCCAAAATTGCTGAGCTGGCACCAGGTGATTTGAACCACGTGTTTTTTGCGGGTTCAGGATCTGAGGCAAACGACACCAATATCCGTATGGTGCGGCACTATTGGGCGCTGAAGGGTAAGCCAACAAAATCGGTCATTATCAGTCGCCATAATGCCTATCACGGCTCTTCTGTGGGCAGTGGCTCGCTGGGCGGTATGAGCGGGATGCACGCGCAGGGCGGGCTGCCGATCCCGGATATTCATCACATCAACCAGCCCCATTGGTGGGCCGAAGGTGGCGACACCTCCGAGGATGATTTTGGTTTGGCACGGGCGCAGGAGCTGGAAGCCGCGATTCTGGAACTGGGCGAAGATCGGGTTGCCGCCTTTATCGCTGAACCTGTCCAGGGCGCTGGCGGTGTTATCGTGCCGCCTGCCACCTATTGGCCTGAGATCCAGCGCATCTGCGACAAATATGAAATCCTGCTGATCGCGGATGAGGTGATCTGTGGGTTTGGTCGCACCGGCAATTGGTTTGGCTCGCAAACCATGGGAATTCGTCCGGATATCATGACCATCGCCAAGGGATTGTCGTCCGGCTATGCGCCCATCGGCGGCTCAATTGTCAGCGATGAGGTTGCAGCGGTCATTGGCTCGGATGAGTTTAACCATGGCTATACCTATTCCGGCCATCCCGTGGCCTCGGCTGTGGCGCTGGAAAACCTGCGTATTCTCGAAGAAGAGAATGTCGTTGGTCATGTTCAGGATGTTGCGGCGCCCTATCTGAAAGAGAAATGGGAAGCGCTGGCAGATCACCCGCTGGTAGGCGAAGCCAAGATCGTCGGCATGATGGGGTCGATTGCCCTGGTTCCGAACAAAGACAGCCGGGCGGGCTTTGCGACCGAGGCGGGAACTGTCGGGTTTATCTGCCGCGAGCGCTGCTTTGCCAATAACCTCGTTATGCGGCATGTGGGCGATCGGATGATTATTTCACCACCACTGGTGATCACCCCTGAGGAGATTGATGTCCTGATCGCGCGGGCCCGGAGCTCGCTGGATGAGTGTTATGCAATTCTGCAGGAAAAGGATCTGCTGCACAGCGCCTGA